The genomic interval TGATGGGGTGGCTGGGGAAAGAGGTTAACTGCTATCTACATATTGGGCCATCCTACCGACTTGATTATTAAAGTCCTCCTCTGCTGAGGTCACCTTTTTGTGGGTGTTTACATGAGACACAGATATCATCATATCCTTTGCCCAAAGAGGTCTATCCACATATCTCTTCCAACAAATATCCTTGTCACAAATTTTCCAATTATGTTCTTTTCAGTTCCCTGACCAGTAGACAAACCACTGGCTACAGCCCATTCACACATCtagccatttttttcttccaggcaAAATGCACAACCAGATGCACTGCCTGAAGTTCTGCCCATTGTGAAGATTTCCTTTCACCACCATCCTTCAGGATTGTTCTAGAAAAGGGCAGCAGTGCTGCAGCTTTCCACTTCCTGGTGGTACCTGCATATCTTGCAGAACTGTGAACCAGGCCCtagtcttctcttcctctgttaaTTGATGATAAGGTACACCCCATGAAGCCATAGGTTCATGCTGAGGGACAGAAGGTACCATAGCAGAAGTAGGAAGCATGGGCATTTGGACCACTTCTTCATGCAGCCTACTTGTGCCTTTGGGTCCTGTCTGTGATGGATCACATATGTACCACTTCCACTTGATGATACAGTGCTGCTGTGCACATCCAACTTTATGACTTGTTGGGCCAGATAACTCCCAATTCATGATGGGCAGCTCAGGTAACATAGTAACCTGGTGGCCCATAGTCAAGTGTTCAGTTTCCATTAAGGCCCAGTAGCAGGCCAAGAACAGTTTCTCAAAGGGAGAGTGGTTATCTGAAGATGATGGCAAGGCCTTGCTCCAAAATCCCAATGGCCTCTTCTGTGATTCACCGATGGGGGCCTGCCAAAGGTTCCAGACAATGCCACTGACACTTCAAATACCATTGAGTCTGCTGGGTCATATGGCCCAAGTGGCAGAGCAGCCTGCATAGGAGTCTGGTCCTGTTCTGGACCCCAATCAAACCAAAAAGGTTTTCTAGTCACTTGGTAGATGGGCTGAAGTAACATCCACGTATAGAATCTGCTGCCTCCCAAATCTACCAGGTGTTGTGCTTCTTTCTTATTTGTAGGAGAGGCCAGGTGCAATAACTTATCCTCTACCTTAGAAGAAATATCTCGGTAAGCCCCACCATTGGACCCCTAGAAACTTTACTGAAGTTGAAGGCCCTTGAATTTTAGTGGGATTTATTTCCCATCCTCTGATACACAAATGCTCCACTAGCAAGTTCAAAGTGATTGCTACCTCCTGCTCAGTAATCAACATAATGTCATCGATATAATGGACCAATGTAATACATTGTGGAAGAGAAAGATGAACAAGTCTCTGTGAACTAAGCTGTGACACAGTGCTGGAGCTGACATACCCCTGAGGAAGGACAGTTGAAGGTATATTGCTGGCCTTGCCAGCTGAAAGCAAATCATTTCTTGTGGTCCTTATGCACTGAGATGGAGGGAAAAAGCACATGCCAAATCAATAGCTACATACCAGGTACCAGGAGATATATTAATCTGCTCAAGTGAAGAAACCACATCTGGTACAGCAGCTGCAACTGGAGTCACCACCTGATTAAGCTTATGATAATCAACTGTCATTCTCCAAGACCCATCTATCTTCTGCACAGGCCAAACAGGAAAGTTACATGGGGATGTTGTGGGAATCACCAGCCCCGCATCCTTCAAATCCTTAATGGTGGCACCAATCTCTGCAATCCCTCCAGTGATGTGATGCTGCTTTTGATTCACTATTTTCCCAGGTATAGGAAACTCCAGAGGCTTCCATTTAGCCTTTTCCACCATAACAGTCCTCACTCCACAGGTTAGAGAATCATTGTGGGAGTTTTGCCAAGTGCTAAGTATATCTATCCCGATTACACATTTTAGGACTAGGGAAATAAACACAAGATGAGTTTGGGGGCCCATTGGACCCACTGTGAGTCAGACCTTGGCCAAAAGGCTATTGATCACCTGACCTCCATAAGCCCCTACTTTTATTGGAGGGCCACAATGACGTTTTGGGTCTCCTGGAATCAATTCAGAGCTGTCTAGTAGTCCCTGAAAGTTCTGATCATTGCCTTTTCCCCAATACACAGTTACCCTGGTAAAAGGCCTTAGATCTCTTTGAGGAAGGATGGGAGAAAGATTAACagtaaaaaaacagatttttggtACTGTACTAGGGTCCTTCCACAAGGGGACCTGGCCTCCCCTTAATTCAAGGGGTTCTAAATCTGTAATTAACTCATATCTGGGAAGCAGTTGAGGGATCATGATTCTCTGTTGTTATGATCTAGGGCAGACTTTTGTAAATTTGCCCTGGAATTTTCCTGCTTATATTAGTCAAGTAAGAATTTGGTGGGTTTTCCATCTATTTGGCTTCTAGAGACACTATGATTAATTAGACAATGCCAGAGATCTATATGATACGGGTCAGAACATTGCATCCACTTCTTCCCCTTTGCTGTCCATTATGGTAACTATGATCACCTGTCTTTGGCAACTGAGCGCTGCCACTGGGCCCCTTCCTCCCCGAGACCACAGTTCCCACAGTAATGTCTGGCATGCAAAGAAGAGCAACCACAGAGCTCTTCAAGGATGCTGATGACACCTCACAAATTTGTTTCTTATAGTTTTGGTGAAGGGTACAACTTCTGGACCCTCCAAGTATGGGGAGAAAGGTTGTACATGACAGATTTATTCCAGCATTccaatctctctgagcctctgaaTTCCCTCATTAACAGTAAACCAAAGGATGTCAGGCATTTCCAGCTCATTTATAATAGGCCATCTTTGAACCCATATTTCAGCCAACCAGCCACACAAACTGTTAGTACCCTTTTAAACACTGAGCTATTACCTTACATCTAGAATCTCTGCTAAATGGGCCAATATCAATAATTTAGCCTGAATCTAAGTTTATGTTCCTTCCATTCAGAAGCCTTTTAAtcattggcatctcttaatccaatcaagttgacaattcaaattaaccattcaTCATAACCTGGAATGTGCTTTTAAGTATTTTGGTTTTCCATGCAATGTATATAGCCCAATAGTACCCTGTACAATACCAGGGGTTAATAgtggttttaaataaatttattaagccTTTTGAATGCTGTTTATATGGAGACATTTCAGCTAAAGACCTCTATTCAAGAGTTGCTTCATTGTCCATAAGGAGATTGGAAggtgttttccttctttctggcaTAATAAAATCGGCTTGTCCTGGTGAAAGCTGGGGAAAcgtaaaatcaatatatttttgaaatgctgctctggtttcctgtAGTTCCTCCTCCAGAAAATCTTTCCAGTTTGTCATGATTCCCAGTTGGTTTACTATGGACAGCAGCTCCTCCTGAGTGTTAACCAGCTTATCCATCACATTACCAAGAGTGGCCTGGTGTGTTTTCTCAGCTTCCTGAAGCACTTCCTGCGCCTcttcttgcttttgtttctgaGCTATGCCATAGTAGATGTTCATTTcatgttccttttcttttattatctgGTTAAAGTTCATCCTCTGGTCCTTAATGATGGATGCACCAGTATTCAGGAGTTCATCCATGGCCTTGCTACAAAAAAATgatacagatttattttttttttattggttgttcaaaacattacagagctcaagacatatcatctttcatacattcgactcaattgggttttgaactccccaaatacataatacagactcacttctgttacatactcacatttttacataatggcatattagtgactgttgtattctgctacctttcctatcccctactatcccccctcccctcccctcccctcccagcatccctctctacctcctctgctgttgttcaattctctcccctttttttccccccacccccttgcccctcataacctcttattattttgtgtatcactgaaggtctcctaccatttccatatgttttcccttctctcttcctttctctccccccattcgtcttagtttactgttagtcttttcctcatgctcttccttcctgttctattcttagtggctctctttatatcaaagaagacatttgacatttgttttttagggcttggctagcttcacttagcataatctgctctaatgccatccatttccctgcaaattctatgattttgtcgtttcttagtgctgcataatactccattgtgtatagctgccacaatttttttatccactcatcagaTTTATTAATTAGATGGATTACCTACTAAAAACAGATTGATTTTCACTATATCCACAGATGTATAAGAAATCATTACATTACTGAGATGAGACAGGCTGCTGTAGAGAGCATTAGCAatgaatcaaaaattttttttttcataacaagGAGGCTATTCAGCTTCTCTGCTGTGGGATAGAGCAAGGCCTCTAGTCTAATGTCTCATGGTACATTTGGGGACCTGCATTCACTTtagccagaaaaaaatatgaatagttttgcttaaaaatgaagaaataatggctggggttgtggctcagtggtagagcgcttgcttagcatgtgtgaggcactgggtttaattctaaggacaataaataaacaaacaaacaaataaataaataaatgtccttcgacaactaaaaaataataattttttaaaatgaagaaatagtttCAAACTTACATACTCCTAGAGAAAATATATCAACCCAGCTACTTGATTTTAGCCAAAGGGAAGAAAACTCTATACCTATGGGCTAGATTTAGCTTTAACCCTGATTTTATCTGAGAGGTGTTCAAGGACAGCCATTTCAGATTTATTTGGTCTCAGGATCCCTTTTATACTCAAAGTTACACTTTTACACTCGAGGTTACTAAGGGCCCAAAGATCTTTTGTTTATATGAGTTGTATCTATTGACAGTACTAGAAACTAaatatagacatttaaaaatatttattagttaatgtaaaaataacaataaatcaaTTACACATgaacttaaatatttttgtgaaaaccatctcttctaaaataataaaatatttggtgagaagagtggcataattttttttaatattgtttaaagtCTGGCTACATAAAAGCTATGCTTTcatattatttcaatttattgtGATATTATACACCATAAAACCTCTGGAAAATTTCACTatacattcattaaaaaatgagaGTGAAAAAAGCAGAATCATCAAGAAAGTATTGTTGATTTCATGGATACTCCTCAAATGTCTCAAAGACCCTGAGGGTCCTTGGACTATgttttcagaagcactgttgaatGATTCAGATGTCTGGTTATAatgtatatagttatatataatttatagcaGCCAACCCTTTGACCTCTTACCAGGTACCAAACTTCTGTTCATGTTAACTCACTGACTTCTCAAAAACAATTCTGTGAGATAGTTCTGTTATTATGCTCaatttaaataacttgtccaTCTTCACTTTTAGTAAAAGTGGCAAAATCAGCATCACAACCCATGCAGTCTTAATTCAGGGCAAAAATTCTCAGCCACTATGATAAATCTCTAGTGGATTTCTATAGTTTACATAGTCTGAGAAGAACCTCTGAAGATCtgagaataaataaatctgcAAATGTTGGATTCAAATACTTACAACTGTTAATAAAATCCCTCCTGCTTCCCAATTTAACATAGCCTTTCCAAGATTTACCACTTACTCTATTGTCCAAATTCCTTCCTCCAAGATGCAGTTAATCCTCTCATCTCTTATTGTTCCATCTTGACTTTTAAATTTGACAGCCTTGAACTAAACATCATTGTCCTTAGCTTCTCTAGTTACTAgactatttttcttcctttcccaccaactaagctatatccatTATTGATAGCAAGTGTATCATTGGACACTGTGTCCCAGGGACTTTGCtaagctttttatatttattatatctcatttaattttcataagaaCACAAAGAAGCtggtactattttatttattattattcacatGTGATAGGTGAGAAAATTGAGCCTTAGAGAGATTAAGTTATTTAATATTGCAAGGGGAATTGAGCAAGGGGAAGAGATCCTACCCTTAACCAATACCTGCTTCAATCTCATGAGACATCACTATAAATTTTTCACTGAGAGGGTAACACAATGAATGTAACATTTTAGGATTGTTATTCCAGTAACAGTGAGTGAACTAAATATTAGTGGGGTGAGTCAGAGAGACCAAACAGTACCATTTTGTAACATTCTGGAGGTGCAATgacaagagagagggagaggagacataaacaaagaaatatcagAGTCACAACTGCCAGCAATCAACTACTGCTAGGATATAAGGAATGCACGAAAAAGAGGAATTTAACCCAACTTCCTGGCTTTCAACTCGGGCCCCAGTGGAATGGAGGTGGCATTAGTAGAAGTGACATTGTATGTACAGTTGAGATTGCACATCCACACACATCCTTAGGGTTTAGTCTGATGTTTTATAAAACCCTTGGGTTGTTGGTGAGACTGTGAAGGTAATGACAGGGGCCATGGAGCTTAGTTCAGAAAGAGCCAGAAGGAGCCTTCCTCCATCAGGTTTTAAGTCCCCAAGGAAGAAACTCTGCTCTTCTAAAGTCACAGTTCTGTAACAGGCAGGGTGATTTTCTTTCTGGGTTGCCCCCACACAGCACGCGTTCAGGTTGGGGCCATTGCAAGTCTCCATAGAGCTGACCTTAGGTAAATCTGGTTTCAATGAAGTCTATCTTAGATGACTCCTAATTTCAccctcaatatttttttattttttagttttattttttagaattttttgttgtagatggacacaatacctttttatttatttatttgtatgtggtgctgaggatggaacccagtccTCACAAttggtaggcaagcgctccaccactgaactacagccccaggcATGAacagtcttttgtttgtttgtttttgttttttaaactccCTGAAATCAAAGTCTCTTCTCAGAAAGTTCTGGTATTTTCTGAATGTCCTTTCCAACTTCTTCTAGCCTACCTCAGGGCCCAGATTTTTTACCTTTGGGTTTTACTCCTTTTGATTTTAGTCAGGATTTCTCTGAATTTTATTCTGATGATTTCCTGAAGGTATGGAGTTAAAGCCAGGAATGGGGTGGGGCATAGTGCATAGAGGCTGTGATCTTCAGTGCCattcatctttatattttcaaTCCTTAACATGGTAGTTGGAGTggatatattttttgtgtgtgtgccaaaTAATATCGAATTTTAAAATAGCTAAGTTGAAGTATTGCAAAAGaatttatgctttaaaaattttctaaacataAGCAAATTATTTGCCAGAAAAATAGTCAATTcttatgattatatttttaaaatgtttcctctAAAAGAGAGGCCTAGAAAGCACATTGTATAAGGACTGAAGGAAGTGGGTATATTAGTGCTCTCtggttttttcctttccttcttcaaaGTAAATCTTGGAATAATCtctccacaaatatttttttagttgtttacaatattcttctttatttgtaataataaaacTCTACAATGAtgatattgtaatttttttctccacaaGTATTCTGAAGGATTGCTATGCAGAGTGGAGGGCAGAGCCAGAAGCCAAGGGTGGAAATGAAGGTGAGGCTTAACATTTTGGATCAACATTAGGAAAAACAAGACAAGTGGCAATGTTTAACGCTTGAACCAACAGCCTCCAATAGCAAGTAATACTCCTGTCACTGGAGGAGATGGCTCACCAGCTGCTGGTTCAGCTCCATAACCTCCAATATCCATTCTGATTAAATGAATATCTATGCTCCTTCTCTAAGCAGTGAGGTCCATCTTCCATCTTTATCTCATAGACTCATAGTCTCAAAGACTATAGACTTGAAATTCTGAAATTCACACATTTCAGAATGGTGCTGGTTAGAAATTTAACTATTTTCAAAACAGTTACAGAAAGTGTCCACATCTATAGAATTCAGTCTGATGTTTTAAAGaatgatatctctctctctctctctctctctctctctctctctctctctctctctctctctctctctctctcccaagaATGGACTCTTGAAGAATGAAAAAAggttatttctttaaattgatAAACAcaaagtctttatttatttatttatttttatatggtgctgaggattaaacccagtgcctcacatgtgctagtaagtgctctaccactgagctaccccagccctgaaaaaaacaaaaatataataattcaaaTTTACTAAGctattggggaaaaaataaagcatagaAAATTTGTAATAACAATTTATTTgtcttctgctctctttaggatctcTTTTAGTTCTCCTCATTATTTTTAGAAGGCTGTTGACATGGTACAAGATATTTTGCTcatacatttaaagaaatatatcactaagcatttcttctcttctacttattaagcaaaatttttaaacttttcttatacatgtttttgttatggttttgatCTAGATTGTTCCCCAAAGCTTGGTTCCCAGTATAGCAGTGTTCATAAATGGGACACTTGGGActggatcatgaaggctctgacctcatctgtagattaatccattgagtaATTCAGAATTTGAATGTACTATTTAGAAGTGGtaggaagtggggctggggtggtggctcagtggtagagcacttgcctagcatgtgtgaggcactgggttcaattctcagcactgcatataaataaataagaagtggTAGAAAGCACAGAACCTAGTAGAAGAGAGTGGAtccttgggggcatgcccttgggaactatatcttgtccctggcttctctctctctctctctctctctctctctctctctctctctctctctctctctctctctctctctcacacacacacacacacacacacacacaaactctctGGCACCCTCCGGTTccaggctgccatgagctaagaaGCTTCCTTTGCCTTGTTCTTCTGTCATaatattctgccttacctcagccccagccccagccggggatatagcttaattgatagagtgcttgcctcacatgtacaagactctgggttcaatccccaacaccaccaccaaaaaacaaacaaacaaacaaaaaacaagcaaaataaacttttcctgctttAAGTTGTTTTATGTCAGGTGTTtaggtcacaatgatgaaaagctgactaacacatttcTACTGTTCAACCTCCTTTCTACATCTATCAGTAAAAATCCTGGATCTTAAAACACTAAGAACCAGTATTTCATTTCCCCCATTGGGCATTTCTAAATCATGATTAGATTTGTTCCCAAAAGTCATTTGTACATATAATAGTAGAGCAAAGTATAACATATTAGATAATTTGCCTTATTAGGCTATGAATCCATTTTTCATTTGAACTACAACTTTTAGCTCTACTTCAATCAAGTATAAAAATTGTGCTTGCAATTTTCAATTCTGATTTTCTACCCTGGACATAAGGAACCTATGGCTTTCTGGTTTCATAGGAGAATTAATGATACCCTCAAGCTGGTGCTATAGGTATTATAGAAGATATGGGCAGGTGAGGAACATCTCTAGAGGCCAGCCTTCTGCAGCATATTTGGATCTTAGGGTTATTATTACCCTTGAGCTTCTCCATTGGCTCTGCCTCATTATACACCAAACCTTCTCCTTccatgtttttgctttttctgttcTCATTCTTTTGCTTCTCTCAAAGTGggatcttccatcttctaaggaccAACCCAAGACCAACTTTCTCCAAAAAAAACCTACTTTTCTACTACCCCATCCACACTTTATCTTTCCAGGACTTCAAACTCCTCCAGAATCTAAGTGTTACCTATGCCAGTACATCCAGGCTTCCTCATCTAATTACTTCACCTAATGTGCCAGAACTTCAGTGCCATAACCACAGAAAGCATCTAACTAGCTCTGAAGAAGAATACAAATCCTCTAGATAACTCATATAACTTCATGTAGATCAAGGTAGCCTAATGGAAGGTCACAAACTTTGGACTCATACAGGCCAGGGTTCAAATCAGGCCCTATCATCTCCTCTCCATGTGACCTTTGGGAGTTTGCTTAGTTTCTTTGTAAGACTTGGGGGTCTTAATCTGATGATATACAGGATGACAGAATCCCCCAGGAAGGGATATGAGAATTCAATGAGAAGTACACAAAGGGCTTTTGTATACTGAGTACTGAATAAAGGGTAGCTGTCACTAGGAATTACATGACCACAAAAATTCGTGAGCAGTTCCTTCATTCACGTCTTGCCTTAGATtagaatataattagaaactattcaagctgaaatattaaaaaaaaaaactttaaaagtccCATGTCTCCTGAGTAATATGTTTAGAATCTAATCACCTTAATTCACAAAAAAAGTTGTGCATTTAacaaatttctcaaaatatatatgtattctgaATCCTTAAGTCTTGCATGAAAATTTATAGTCAAATAAAGAATCTATGATAGAATTCTAATTAGTGGTCTCTTTACATACATTAATTTCtataaatgttttaaacaacACTGGAATCCAGCAATATCTAGAAATTAGATCTGGTATGGATGCAGGGTTCATTTAAGCAGAACAAATTTGaatcatttgttaaataaatatttaaagaatactaGCCACTTATCAGGTTTTCTTTCAGACACTTGGAAAACCCCggtgaacaaaacagaaatttcagTTGGATATAAACAACAGACATAGCAGTTCCCTAGTCTCAGTCTATTGATTCAGTAGAAGATGGACACTGAAAATCTTATTTCAGTTAAACACAGGAAAGTGGTGGAAAGGGGCAAAAGCAATAGAGCAAGGGAGAGATCAGGAGACTGcaggtatgtgtatgtgtatgaggaGTGGACCCAGAGGCTTCTCAGGAGGAAAACCCCCTGCACATGGAAAGGGAACAGAAAAGGGGAGAAGAGGGTCCATTTTCCATGGCATTGGACCACAACTCATTCTCTAACTCTCTCAAATCCTTTCTCACTCTCCTCTTCTACATCCACAATGATTTACAATCTATGCAGAAAGGGCGATACCCCTAAAACTGACACAACTGTACCCCTCATTCTTGTTTATCTCCTTCAGGATTGTTTATCCTCCTTCAGGATTTTACCTTTAGTGCTGTTCTAATGGTTCTAATGAAAAAGATTTCACTGATCAACTATATACAAATGTATGTGCTTGTTATCTCAAATGGCAAAACAAAAGTGACAGGCCACAGTCTAGGAGGCCAAACAGGGAAGTCTCAGTCTCAGTTCTATGCTGCAGCTCTATGATCTTGGGCAGGTCACTTGTATCTGGAAACTGTTTTTCACTTGACAATTCCTGTGCTCCTCACTGCTGTCCTATTCTACCAAATGTTCATTATGTACCTAGAAAGGTTCCCTTGATGCacattcacacacaaacacatgcacacatatattgtGATgggtataaaataatttttattatgtacatatatgtgattATCACAAGCATgtgattatatacatatttacatcaAAAGGGTATGGAAAGatataaagtataatttaaaatgattttctctggAGGCAAGGAGGGATGAGGAAGCATTAAGCTGGGATATGCAAATTTTGCTCTATACAGGTCCacaaagtcaatttttttttttttttgctaaagcaAGAAGTaatatttaagtaatttaagGGGAAATGTTTCTTGATTTCTCTCCTCAGCTTCTTAAAACTGGAGATCCAGAGTggaaaaacataatatttaagTGTAGTTATCTCTTGAGAAGGGAGATGGATATGGAGAACATATGGAAGTTTCTTAAGTGTTGGTAATTTTCAGTCCCCTTATAAGATGGGTATCAGGTCCTTCAGTACTTGTTACTACTTTGCTttaaaacacacagacacacacacagacacacacacacacagacacacacacacacacacacaccttctgtAAGACATGTTTgctatatttcataataaaaatgtaaaaattcccCAAATGGGGAACATCCACCCATGTACCTTAACCTTATCCCTTTCTTCAGGTGGATTTTGATAAGAGTCAAATACTAATTTGCAAATGTAATCAGTGGAATACCTTCTTTGGGCTTCTAAAAGATCCTGAGCAATCCGTCTTTCTTCTTCCCTGGCTTTCTCCACAGcctccatcttctccctgtgGCACTCCATCATAATTCTTTGGATTCTGTGCACCATGCGTTGTTCTGCAGCcatgttttctctcttcatttcgtCATTCATGTTTCGAAACATTTCTGTCTTGGTTTTAGCTTCCATGTCCTTAAGCAATAGGAATGCTTGGTTTAGATGTTACAGccttgatgttttaaaatattttaacttttgttttgtgtgtgtgtgtgttttaaagtgctagggattaaacagGGTTCTCACACAAGTTAAaaaagtgttctacctctgagttatAATCCCCAATCCCTTAAAACGAATCCTAAGAGGTAATCTAAATTATAGATTCATCCACCTGAAGAAGTGTGCACCTGATAACActgataatttaaaagaatattgtgCATGATATGTAAAACTTTCATTTATGTGATgttaaataaaatcaggaaacTATAAACTATGTACATAGATACATATACTGTGAACATATTGAAATGGAATATGCAAAAAGGGAGGGTGACAATAAaggtctttttttcttaattgtcaTATTATCATTATAACTTTTTAGAAAGACAATATACAATTCTGCTTTAGTAAGTCCTGGGAAATGGTGCAGTAATTATCATACTCAGTAACTTCTGTGTAGGAGAGAACATGAGACTCAAGCAGAAAACAGTGGTACATTACTGCAGTCAAAGGAACCTGCCTTCCAGTCCCCATTGCTGTTGGAATATTCAAGCTCATTTGTGTTGGGAGGTACTTTCTCTTTCATAAAGGAGACAGAAACAAGTGTTTCACTGCTCTGTGGTTAGGAGAACCTGTGAATGGCTTTCAGACAAACAAAGAAAGGAAGCACTAGTCAAACCAAgatttgtgggggaaaaaataaaacctcataTATAGTTGTAAAGGAAAATTCTGTTAGTAGATATTTTAGAAATGTGGctgaatattatggtttggatatgaggtctcCCCAAAAATTACTGTATtaattcaggaatattcagaggtaaaatgattggattgtgagagctgtaacctaaagAGTCCATActtgtttgaatggactgactggatggtaactataggcaggtagaatGTGGATGGAGGAGATGGGGGCAGGTAGGGTATGTCCTGGAAATGTACAGCTTCTCGGCAGTCCCtacattctctttctttctgcttcttggccCCACCAAAAACTGAACAGCTTTCCTTGGGTCCTTCTCCTAAAGATGTGTTGCCTCACTTAAGGCCAAcaacaatggagtcagccatctatggactgagacctctgaaactgtgtgccccaaataaacttttcctcctctaagttgttcttgtcaggtattctggttacagtgatgaaaagctgagtaaaacactTGTTCTCAGAGTATTCACTATCAGTGGAA from Ictidomys tridecemlineatus isolate mIctTri1 chromosome 8, mIctTri1.hap1, whole genome shotgun sequence carries:
- the C8H6orf163 gene encoding uncharacterized protein C6orf163 homolog; the encoded protein is MIRNTDYTNFVCCAFCNKIIPPAPFGETFKRIHDYKPFKTRFYTHKDILDIGADILNKEERYQEISFKERIVKAEAKVWNQANELQKQAVDKVFEDLTAKHKFEIQVLEEKHQKDLQDMEAKTKTEMFRNMNDEMKRENMAAEQRMVHRIQRIMMECHREKMEAVEKAREEERRIAQDLLEAQRSKAMDELLNTGASIIKDQRMNFNQIIKEKEHEMNIYYGIAQKQKQEEAQEVLQEAEKTHQATLGNVMDKLVNTQEELLSIVNQLGIMTNWKDFLEEELQETRAAFQKYIDFTFPQLSPGQADFIMPERRKTPSNLLMDNEATLE